From Aspergillus fumigatus Af293 chromosome 5, whole genome shotgun sequence, a single genomic window includes:
- a CDS encoding WD40 repeat domain-containing protein yields MRPDGISSANGFSQASNGLSVSPSRKTVFAHSSNSQPAHSSSNGESQKNGSSKTSKKSSSYFGHDREEVTRILIQSLYELGYDGAASLLSMESGYQLESPAVGIFRKAVLEGRWAEAEDILIQSFTPDANVREPGFSSGKPETTEKLLLVENAEKNEMLFYLRQQKFLELLEARDLGSALTVLRHELTPLNYDVGRLHALSSLLMCPPEHLHNQAGWEGPISSSRERLLSELSKSISPSVMIPNNRLAILLNHVKQNQINRCLYHNTATPPSLYSDHMCDRNDFPLRTGVELRQHSDEVWYCQFSHDGSKLVTAGRDRHVYIYDTSNFSVYRQLEKHEEGVAHVSWSPDDSKLITCSQDKKARVWSVETGRCLLTINHHRQPVTAAVWAADGESFVTASLDLSSQLCHWSMRGDPLYTWHGGFRVQDCAITPDGRRLIAADVEEKIHVYDFATHEEEYCLPLKSKPTSVTVSRDSRYMLVNLSEGQIQLIDLDTTEVIRRFQGQKQGHFVIRSAFGGAAENFVVSGSEDSRVYIWHKENGTLVETLEGHTSGCVNAISWNPTNPCMFASAGDDYFVRIWTRERDMQRYAPANKGEAVSVNGSARTSALRSTSNF; encoded by the exons ATGCGGCCCGATGGTATCTCGAGTGCAAATGGCTTCTCCCAAGCGTCAAACGGCCTGAGTGTATCTCCGTCTCGGAAGACAGTTTTCGCGCACTCTTCCAACAGTCAGCCAGCACACTCATCATCAAATGGCGAATCTCAAAAGAATGGCTCCTCGAAAACATCAAAGAAGTCCTCCTCTTATTTCGGGCATGACCGCGAAGAAGTGACTAGGATACTGATACAAAGTCTGTATGAGCTTGGATACGATGGGGCCGCCTCGCTACTTTCTATGGAAAGCGGCTATCAGCTGGAAAGTCCGGCGGTTGGCATATTCAGGAAGGCAGTTCTTGAGGGGCGTTGGGCTGAGGCGGAGGATATCCTGATTCAATCATTCACACCTGATGCAAATGTGCGCGAGCCAGGCTTTAGTTCTGGGAAGCCTGAAACCACAGAGAAGCTGCTATTGGTGGAAAATGCTGAGAAGAATGAGATGCTGTTCTATCTACGGCAACAAAAGTTTCTCGAATTGTTAGAAGCACGAGACCTTGGCTCGGCCTTGACCGTGCTTCGGCACGAACTGACCCCTCTTAACTATGACGTCGGGCGTCTTCATGCTCTTTCTAG CTTGTTGATGTGCCCTCCTGAGCATCTGCATAACCAGGCTGGCTGGGAAGGGCCCATAAGCTCTTCTCGGGAGCGGTTATTATCTGAACTGTCAA AATCCATATCCCCATCCGTGATGATCCCAAACAACCGGCTTGCGATTCTGCTAAATCATGTCAAGCAAAATCAAATAAATCGCTGCTTATATCATAATACTGCAACACCACCATCGCTATATTCCGATCATATGTGCGATAGGAATGACTTTCCACTTCGAACTGGAGTTGAGCTGCGCCAGCATTCAGATGAGGTCTGGTACTGCCAATTCTCCCATGACGGCTCAAAGTTGGTCACGGCAGGGCGGGATCGTCACGTATACATCTATGACACATCCAATTTTTCTGTGTACCGGCAGTTGGAGAAGCACGAGGAGGGTGTTGCGCACGTCAGTTGGAGTCCGGATGATAGTAAATTGATCACGTGCTCTCAGGATAAGAAAGCCCGTGTCTGGAGTGTTGAG ACCGGCCGCTGCCTTCTGACCATCAATCATCACCGGCAGCCTGTAACGGCTGCCGTATGGGCTGCAGATGGAGAGTCCTTTGTGACCGCGTCCCTTGATTTAAGCTCCCAACTATGCCACTGGAGCATGCGAGGCGATCCCCTGTATACATGGCACGGTGGCTTCAGGGTTCAAGATTGCGCGATCACTCCTGACGGCCGTCGGTTGATCGCCGCGGACGTTGAGGAAAAGATTCACGTTTATGACTTTGCGACTCACGAGGAGGAATATTGTCTCCCACTGAAGAGCAAACCCACTTCTGTAACTGTCAGCAGGGACTCACGATATATGCTCGTGAATTTGTCTGAAGGTCAGATACAGCTGATCGACCTTGATACTACAGAGGTTATCAGGCGTTTTCAGGGACAAAAACAGGGTCATTTCGTCATCCGAAGTGCCTTTGGTGGTGCAGCTGAAAACTTTGTTGTCAGCGGTAGCGAAG ATTCCCGGGTCTACATATGGCACAAAGAAAATGGTACGCTAGTAGAAACGTTGGAGGGTCATACTTCAGGTTGTGTCAATGCGATATCCTGGAATCCTACAAATCCTTGCATGTTTGCATCTGCAGGTGATGACTACTTTGTCAGAAT TTGGACCCGCGAACGTGACATGCAGCGATATGCCCCAGCTAATAAAGGCGAGGCGGTATCAGTGAATGGCTCCGCACGCACGAGTGCGCTACGATCAACGTCAAATTTCTGA
- a CDS encoding ATP-dependent RNA helicase eIF4A, protein METPAKRSLPLYKCATFDALDIMRQIDAALSFAEYYHVIPAVALAPQTQVALTNYHISRPKSVKLIAFSTSFLEQTKWLTVLIDERMIWANGANSDRLEFSTSKEVTVAPTFEDMHLKESLLRGIYAYGYESPSAVQSRAIVQICKGRDTIAQAQSGTGKTATFSIGILQVIDTVVRETQALVLSPTRELATQIQSVIMALGDYMNVQCHACIGGTNIGEDIRKLDYGQHVVSGTPGRVADMIRRRHLRTRHIKMLVLDEADELLNRGFREQIYDVYRYLPPATQVVVVSATLPYDVLDMTTKFMTDPVRVLVKRDELTLEGIKQYFIAVEKEEWKFDTLCDLYDTLTITQAVIFCNTRRKVDWLTDKMREANFTVSSMHGEMPQKERDSIMQDFRQGNSRVLISTDVWARGIDVQQVSLVINYDLPTNRENYIHRIGRSGRFGRKGVAINFVTSDDVRILRDIELYYSTQIDEMPMNGKSSDFTRFPLMAQRYTYSCLVADLLS, encoded by the exons ATGGAAACGCCTGCGAAACGGTCTCTTCCCCTTTACAAGTGTGCTACCTTCGATGCTCTAGACATTATGCGGCAGATTGACGCCGCTTTGAGCTTTGCGGAGTACTATCACGTGATTCCAGCAGTGGCACTCGCGCCGCAAACTCAAGTTGCGCTCACGAACTATCACATCTCCAGACCAAAATCAGTCAAGCTGATCGCATTCTCTACAAGCTTCCTGGAACAGACAAAATGGCTGACGGTATTGATCGACGAACGGATG ATTTGGGCTAACGGCGCAAATTCAGACAGGCTGGAGTTCAGCACCTCGAAGGAGGTCACGGTTGCCCCGACCTTCGAGGATATGCACCTGAAGGAAAGCTTACTTCGTGGTATTTATGCTTACGGCTATGAATCCCCCTCCGCCGTCCAGTCCCGAGCAATTGTCCAGATTTGCAAGGGTCGTGACACGATCGCTCAGGCGCAATCTGGTACTGGTAAGACTGCCACATTCTCGATCGGTATCCTGCAAGTCATCGACACTGTCGTGCGCGAGACACAAG CTCTGGTCCTTTCGCCGACTCGCGAACTTGCGACTCAGATTCAGTCGGTCATTATGGCCTTGGGAGATTACATGAATGTACAATGCCACGCTTGCATTGGAGGCACAAATATTGGCGAGGACATTCGAAAGCTGGACTACGGCCAGCACGTTGTTTCGGGTACACCGGGTAGAGTTGCGGACATGATCCGTAGACGCCACCTGCGCACCCGGCATATCAAGATGTTGGTTCTTGATGAGGCTGACGAACTTCTGAACCGCGGTTTCCGTGAACAAATCTACGACGTCTACCGCTACCTCCCTCCCGCTACACAGGTCGTTGTCGTTTCCGCCACTCTCCCCTATGACGTCCTGGACATGACGACGAAATTCATGACTGACCCCGTCCGCGTTCTGGTCAAGCGTGACGAGTTGACCCTGGAAGGCATCAAACAATACTTCATCGCTgttgagaaagaagagtggaAGTTCGATACCCTTTGCGACCTCTACGATACCTTGACCATCACGCAGGCCGTGATCTTCTGCAACACCCGCCGGAAGGTCGACTGGCTTACTGATAAGATGCGCGAAGCCAACTTCACAGTATCCAGCATGCACGGCGAAATGCCCCAGAAGGAGCGTGACAGTATCATGCAAGACTTCCGCCAGGGCAACTCTCGTGTCCTCATCTCGACCGACGTTTGGGCTCGTGGTATCGACGTTCAGCAAGTCTCGCTTGTCATCAACTACGACCTACCCACCAACCGTGAGAACTATATCCACCGTATTGGTCGAAGTGGTCGTTTCGGAAGAAAGGGTGTCGCCATCAACTTCGTCACAAGCGATGATGTGCGCATTCTCCGTGACATTGAATTGTACTACTCTACCCAGATCGATGAGATGCCTATGAATGGTAAGTCCTCCGACTTCACTCGCTTTCCACTTATGGCACAACGATATACTTACTCTTGTCTAGTCGCTGATCTCCTTTCATAA